CGCGGGGTCCAGCGCGGCGTCGTCGAAGCGGTAGTAGGCCGACACGCCGGCCCGGCGGTCGCGCACCAGGCCGGCTTCCTTGAGCCGGGCCAGGTGGGTGGACACGCGTGGCTGGGCCAGCGTGGTGATGGCCGAGAGCTCGGCCACGGTCAGTTCTTCCTGCTCCAGCAGTGCCAGCAGGCGTACGCGGGTGGCGTCGGCGAACACTTTCAGCCGGATCGACCAGTCCTCAAGATCCATAAATATCTACCTATCGCGATATAGAGATATTTTCGTCCCTGGGCCGGGTGGGGTCAAGTCAGCCGGTATTGCCCGCCCCCCGGTACAATCGCGCCACCTGGACGCGCGTTGCGCGGCCATAAAACAACCATGTTCCCGGGAGGGTGTTGTGGATTTCAGTTTTACCGAAGAGCAGCTGATGCTGCAGGACGTTGCGCGCCGGATCGCGCAGGAAAAGATCGCCCCGAGCGCCGAACATCACGACCGTACCGGCGAATTCCCGCTGGACAACATCCGCCTGCTGGGTGAAAACGGCCTGATGGGCATCGAAGTGCCGGCCGAATACGGCGGCGCGGGCATGGACCCGATTGCCTACGTGCTGGCGATGGTGGAGGTCGCCGCCGGTGACGCTGCGCATTCGACCATCATGTCGGTCAACAACTCGCTGTTCTGCAACGGCATTCTGACCCACGGCAGCGAAGCGCAGAAGCAGAAGTACGTGCGCGCCATCGCCGAGGGTGAGGCCATCGGCGCGTTCGCGCTGACCGAGCCGCAGTCCGGTTCGGACGCCACGGCCATGCGCTGCCGCGCGGTCAAGCAGGCCGACGGTACGTTCGTGATCAACGGCAAGAAGAGCTGGATCACCTCCGGCCCGGTCGCCAAGTACATCGTGCTGTTTGCGATGACCGACCCGGACCAGGGCGCGCGCGGCATCACCGCCTTCATGATCGACACCGACAACGCCGGTTTCCACCGTGGCAAGACCGAGCCGAAGCTCGGCATCCGTGCCTCGGCCACCTGCGAGATCGAGTTCCAGGATTACGTGGCCAGCGCCGACGACGTGCTGGGCAAGGAAGGCGAGGGCTTCAAGATCGCCATGGGCGTGCTCGACGCCGGCCGCATCGGCATCGCCTCGCAGGCCATCGGTATTGCCCGCGCGGCCTATGAAGCGACCTTGGAGTACGTGAAGGACCGCAAGGCCTTCGGTGCGGCCATCGGTACCTTCCAGATGACTCAGGCCAAGATCGCCGACATGAAATGCAAGCTGGATGCAGCCCTGCTGCTGACCCTGCGCGCGGCATGGGTGAAGGGCCAAGGCAAGCGTTTCAGCAATGAAGCGGCCATCGCCAAGCTGACCGCATCCGAAGCGGCAATGTGGATCACCCATCAGGCCGTGCAGATCCACGGCGGCATGGGTTATTCCAAGGAAATGCCGCTGGAGCGGTACTTCCGTGATGCCAAGATCACCGAGATCTACGAGGGCACCTCGGAGATCCAGCGGCTGGTGATCGCGCGCAACGAGACCGGGCTGCGCTGAGAGTGCGGGGCCACGACCATCGGTCGTGGCCCACCCGGTAGGTGCCGCCCGTTGGTCGGCACGCCGATGAGGCAGAATGTGCGCTCGTTTTTTTGCCGGATATCCCATGCTGATTTACCGAGGCGCAGGTTTTCTGACCCTGCTCACCCCCCTCGCCACCTTGCTGTTGCTGATGTGGCTGTGGCCCGACCCTGCCGTTGCCAAGGGCAATACGTCGCTGACGCAGTTGCTGGTCGGATTCGGGAGTGGTGCAGCGATCAATGTGCTGCTGGGTCTGGTGCTCAACCGCGGCCCACGTGCGCCGGGTGAGCGTGCCCGCCATCATTTCTTTTTCGTGCCGATGCAGTGGCCGTCGCTGGTGATCGTGGTTGCCTGCGCGGTGGTGGCGCTGCTGCGCTGAGCGGTAGTGCCGGCCGCTGGCCGGCAACCAGGCGGTGCATGCAGAACAGGGTAGTGCCGGCCGCTGGCCGGCAACCAAGCGGTGCATGCAGAACAGGGTAGTGCCGGCCGCTGGCCGGCAACCAGGCGGTGCATGTAGAACAGGGTAGTGCCGGCCGCTGGCCGGCAACCAAGCGGTGCATGTAGAACAGCGTAGTGCCGGCCGCTGGTCGGCAACCAGGCGGTGCATGTAGAACAGGGTAGTGCCGGCCGCTGGCCGGCAACCAGGCGGTGCATGCAGAACAGGGTAGTGCCGGCCGCTGGCCGGCAACCAGGCGGTCGATGCATGGCACGTATCTGGAGGAGCCGGCCAGCGGCCGGCACTACCGGATCGAGGCATGCATCTGAACATGCGCCCGCCGATGAAAGGCTGTACCACCTGGCAATGCACCGCCCACAAAAAAGCCCCGGCTCGCGCCGGGGCTTTTTCGTTTCAGGGCGTCACCGCCGGATCAACGATCCGGGCGGTGCGTCGCGTTGGCTTCGCTCTGGCGCTCGACAAACTCCTTGGACGGCTCGTCCAGCTTGTCGCCCAGCATGCGGCGGACCACGATGAAGAACACCGGGATCATCAGCAGGCCCAGGAAGGTGGCGAACACCATGCCGCCGATCACGCCCGTACCGATGGCGTGGCGGGCATTGGCGCCCGCACCGGTGGAAATGGCCATCGGCACCACGCCGAGGATGAAGGCGAAGGAGGTCATCAGGATCGGACGGAAACGCAGGCGGGACGCCTCGATGGTGGCCTCGCGCAGGGTCTTGCCGGCTGCACGCTGCTCCACCGCGAACTCCACGATCAGGATGGCGTTCTTGGCCGCCAGGCCGATCACGGTGATCAGGCCGATCTT
This is a stretch of genomic DNA from Stenotrophomonas rhizophila. It encodes these proteins:
- a CDS encoding acyl-CoA dehydrogenase family protein, producing the protein MDFSFTEEQLMLQDVARRIAQEKIAPSAEHHDRTGEFPLDNIRLLGENGLMGIEVPAEYGGAGMDPIAYVLAMVEVAAGDAAHSTIMSVNNSLFCNGILTHGSEAQKQKYVRAIAEGEAIGAFALTEPQSGSDATAMRCRAVKQADGTFVINGKKSWITSGPVAKYIVLFAMTDPDQGARGITAFMIDTDNAGFHRGKTEPKLGIRASATCEIEFQDYVASADDVLGKEGEGFKIAMGVLDAGRIGIASQAIGIARAAYEATLEYVKDRKAFGAAIGTFQMTQAKIADMKCKLDAALLLTLRAAWVKGQGKRFSNEAAIAKLTASEAAMWITHQAVQIHGGMGYSKEMPLERYFRDAKITEIYEGTSEIQRLVIARNETGLR